Proteins encoded by one window of Nitrospirae bacterium YQR-1:
- a CDS encoding sulfide/dihydroorotate dehydrogenase-like FAD/NAD-binding protein, giving the protein MYKIIRKEIFSPTTYMWEIEAPDIAQASRPGQFVIVHHSSTSERIPLTIADYNTGRGTITLVIQVVGKTSKEMTSYEPGDSILNVAGPLGEASHIMKFGTVVMVGGGLGVAPVYPQLRAFKEAGNHTISIVGFRSKEIVFWEERFRYFSDELIVTTDDGSYGEKGLVTEPLKRLVSHGGVNLVIAIGPLVMMRACAEVTRPFGVKTIVSLNPIMVDGTGMCGSCRVSVGNEVKFACIDGPDMDGHIVNFDELLIRQRRFDKYEKIALKRFDSSQ; this is encoded by the coding sequence ATGTATAAAATAATTAGGAAAGAGATATTCTCTCCAACCACTTATATGTGGGAGATAGAGGCGCCCGATATAGCACAGGCATCCAGACCCGGGCAGTTTGTTATAGTCCATCACAGCAGCACCTCAGAGCGCATCCCCCTGACCATAGCCGATTATAATACCGGCAGGGGTACAATTACTCTCGTTATTCAGGTGGTTGGGAAAACCTCTAAAGAGATGACCTCATACGAACCGGGTGATTCCATTTTAAATGTGGCAGGACCGCTGGGTGAGGCCTCACATATCATGAAATTCGGAACCGTAGTAATGGTGGGAGGGGGCTTAGGGGTAGCCCCTGTATATCCTCAGTTGCGTGCCTTTAAAGAAGCAGGGAACCACACCATATCAATAGTAGGGTTCAGGTCTAAGGAAATAGTTTTTTGGGAAGAGCGTTTCAGGTATTTTTCAGATGAATTGATTGTAACCACCGATGACGGCTCTTATGGTGAAAAAGGCTTAGTAACCGAGCCTCTTAAAAGGCTTGTAAGTCACGGAGGGGTTAATCTGGTTATAGCAATCGGTCCGCTTGTTATGATGCGGGCATGTGCTGAGGTAACGCGGCCATTTGGAGTAAAAACCATCGTCTCTTTAAACCCGATAATGGTTGACGGCACCGGTATGTGCGGCAGTTGCAGGGTTAGTGTCGGCAATGAGGTTAAATTTGCCTGTATAGACGGCCCCGATATGGACGGCCATATTGTTAATTTCGATGAATTGCTTATCCGGCAAAGGCGTTTCGATAAATACGAGAAAATAGCGCTCAAGAGGTTCGACAGCTCACAGTGA